A window from Aeromonas rivipollensis encodes these proteins:
- a CDS encoding YfcL family protein, which translates to MTIHDFEHKLLGLIDAMVATASEDELFAGGYLRGHISLAVARAELEGKTLVRDVKSYVLRSLNEAILQGELSEQDEVLVQEMWKRLQQQAEA; encoded by the coding sequence ATGACGATTCACGATTTTGAACACAAGTTGTTGGGACTGATCGACGCCATGGTCGCCACGGCCAGCGAGGACGAGCTGTTTGCGGGCGGCTATCTTCGGGGTCATATCTCCCTGGCGGTGGCGCGCGCCGAGCTGGAGGGCAAGACCCTGGTGCGGGACGTAAAGAGCTATGTGCTGCGCAGCCTGAACGAGGCCATCTTGCAGGGGGAGCTCTCCGAGCAGGATGAGGTGCTGGTGCAGGAGATGTGGAAGCGTCTGCAGCAGCAGGCGGAAGCTTGA
- a CDS encoding ATP-NAD kinase family protein, translating into MFRLGLIINPIAGIGGAVGLKGSDGMVAEALARGAMPKARERARQALLPLCSLTEQFELLTVAGEMGETLAAELALPHRILYQPAGAQTSAEDTRAAALALREAGVDLLLFAGGDGTARDICAAVGESCHVLGIPAGCKIHSGVYGVTPAASGRVAARMIAGELLSLVDAEVMDIDEEAFRAGKVRARHYGQLLVPGDLRYVQAVKQGGRESEELVLADLAAGVVEQMEPDTLYLMGSGSTVAACMAELGLENTLLGVDLVENGQLIGQDLSAAEILTRIRGRRCRLIITLIGGQGHLFGRGNQQLSPEVIRAVGRDHIQVLATKSKLAAFDGRPLLVDTDDPALNRSLSGYLRITTGYKDQVIYPVASPE; encoded by the coding sequence ATGTTTCGATTAGGGCTCATCATCAACCCCATCGCCGGCATCGGCGGTGCGGTCGGTCTCAAGGGCAGCGACGGCATGGTGGCCGAGGCGCTGGCGCGGGGCGCCATGCCCAAGGCCCGGGAGCGGGCCCGTCAGGCCCTGCTGCCCCTGTGCTCGCTCACAGAGCAGTTCGAGCTGCTGACGGTGGCGGGGGAGATGGGGGAGACACTGGCCGCCGAGCTGGCGCTGCCTCACCGCATCCTCTACCAGCCTGCCGGGGCCCAGACGAGCGCCGAGGATACCCGGGCCGCCGCCCTGGCCCTGCGCGAAGCCGGGGTCGATCTGCTGCTCTTTGCCGGTGGCGATGGCACCGCCCGGGACATCTGCGCGGCGGTGGGGGAGTCCTGCCATGTGCTCGGCATCCCGGCGGGGTGCAAGATCCACTCCGGGGTCTACGGCGTGACCCCGGCGGCGAGTGGCCGGGTGGCGGCCAGAATGATCGCAGGGGAGCTGCTGAGCCTGGTGGATGCCGAGGTGATGGACATCGACGAGGAGGCGTTTCGCGCCGGCAAGGTGCGCGCCCGCCACTACGGCCAGCTGCTGGTGCCCGGGGATCTGCGCTACGTCCAGGCGGTCAAGCAGGGCGGGCGGGAGTCCGAGGAGCTGGTGCTCGCCGATCTCGCCGCCGGCGTGGTGGAGCAGATGGAGCCTGACACCCTCTATCTGATGGGGTCGGGGAGCACAGTGGCCGCCTGCATGGCGGAGCTGGGTCTGGAAAATACCTTGCTCGGTGTGGATCTGGTGGAAAATGGCCAACTTATCGGGCAGGATCTCAGCGCCGCCGAGATCCTGACCCGGATCCGCGGTCGTCGCTGCCGCCTGATCATTACCCTGATCGGTGGTCAGGGACATCTGTTCGGGCGCGGAAATCAGCAACTGAGTCCAGAGGTGATCCGGGCCGTCGGGCGAGACCATATTCAGGTGCTCGCCACCAAGTCCAAGCTGGCGGCCTTCGATGGCCGTCCGCTGCTGGTGGATACCGATGACCCGGCACTGAACCGGTCGTTAAGTGGTTATCTGCGCATAACCACGGGATACAAGGATCAGGTCATCTACCCGGTGGCCAGCCCGGAATAG